From Micrococcus porci, one genomic window encodes:
- the rplL gene encoding 50S ribosomal protein L7/L12 yields the protein MAKLTTEELLAAFEELTLIELSEFIKAFEEKFDVTAAAPVAMAAAGAPAGGDAAAAEEKDEFDVILEAAGDKKIGVIKEVRALTSLGLKEAKDLVDGAPKPILEGVNKETAEKAKEQLEGAGATVTLK from the coding sequence ATGGCCAAGCTGACCACCGAAGAGCTGCTCGCCGCGTTCGAGGAGCTGACCCTCATCGAGCTGTCCGAGTTCATCAAGGCGTTCGAGGAGAAGTTCGACGTCACCGCCGCCGCCCCCGTGGCGATGGCCGCCGCCGGCGCCCCCGCCGGTGGCGATGCCGCCGCCGCCGAGGAGAAGGACGAGTTCGACGTCATCCTCGAGGCCGCCGGCGACAAGAAGATCGGCGTCATCAAGGAGGTGCGCGCCCTGACCTCCCTCGGCCTGAAGGAGGCCAAGGACCTCGTCGACGGCGCCCCCAAGCCGATCCTCGAGGGCGTCAACAAGGAGACCGCCGAGAAGGCCAAGGAGCAGCTCGAGGGCGCCGGCGCCACCGTCACCCTCAAGTGA
- the rpoB gene encoding DNA-directed RNA polymerase subunit beta, protein MVASSTSNETAAVSPRSAASAGRISFAKIHEPLDVPDLLALQTESFDRLIGNERWAARVDAAVAADDHSVSVTSGLTDIFEEISPIEDFQGTMSLSFSDPEFADAKMTEEECKDRDATFAAPLYVKAEFMNNTTGEIKQQTVFMGDFPLMTRNGTFIINGTERVVVSQLVRSPGAYFERTPDKTSDKEIFSARIIPSRGAWFELEVDKRDQVGVRLDRKRKQPVTVLLKALGWTESRILEEFGQYDSIRATLEKDGTADQNEALLDIYRKLRPGEPAAVDAAQNLLNNLYFTAKRYDLAKVGRYKLNRKLGVDVHLGDPNASVLTEDDIVQMVHFIAALHAGEKTIKGARDGEPVEVRVEVDDIDHFGNRRIRAVGELIENQIRTGLSRMERVVRERMTTQDVEAITPQTLINIRPVVAAIKEFFGTSQLSQFMDQNNPLAGLTHKRRLNALGPGGLSRDRAGMEVRDVHPSHYGRMCPIETPEGPNIGLIGSLATFGRINPFGFIETPYRRVVDGRVTDQLDYLTADDELAFQIAQANAPVDEDGRFVEELVLCRQRGGGGEPVLSTVDDIDYMDVSPRQMVSAATALIPFLEHDDANRALMGANMQRQAVPLLQSEAPYVGTGMEKYVAVDAGDSVTAAQPGVVTEVAADLVTVMNDDGSTTHYPIMKFSRSNQGNAYNQRVRVSEGDRVERLSIIADGPATDNGELALGKNLLVAFMPWEGLNYEDAIILSQRMVSDDVLTSIHIEEHEVDARDTKLGAEEITRDIPNVSEEVLSQLDERGIIHIGAEVEAGDILVGRVTPKGETELTPEERLLRAIFGEKSREVRDTSLKVPHGESGTVIGVRIFDRDEDDDLPPGVNQLVRVYVAQKRKITDGDKMAGRHGNKGVISKILPLEDMPFLADGTPVDVVLNPLGVPGRMNLGQVMEIHLGWAASRGWDIEGEPEWIKDLPDFPRQSGPVNVATPVFDGAEAYEITGLLGHVNKTRDGDRLMGTTGKAQLFDGRSGEPFPDPVSVGYMYMLKLHHLVDDKIHARSTGPYSMITQQPLGGKAQFGGQRFGEMEVWALEAYGAAFTLQELLTIKSDDIHGRVKVYEAIVKGENIPEPGVPESFKVLIKEMQSLCLNVEVLSADGQTIEMRDAEDETYRAAEELGIDLSHAEPSSVEEV, encoded by the coding sequence GTGGTCGCCTCGAGCACCTCCAACGAAACCGCTGCCGTCTCCCCCCGCTCCGCCGCCTCGGCCGGACGCATCTCCTTCGCCAAGATCCATGAGCCGCTGGACGTGCCGGATCTGCTGGCGCTGCAGACCGAGTCGTTCGACCGCCTGATCGGCAATGAGCGCTGGGCCGCCCGCGTGGACGCGGCCGTCGCCGCCGACGACCACTCCGTCTCCGTGACGTCGGGCCTGACCGACATCTTCGAGGAGATCTCCCCGATCGAGGACTTCCAGGGCACCATGTCCCTGTCCTTCTCCGATCCGGAGTTCGCGGACGCGAAGATGACGGAGGAGGAGTGCAAGGACCGCGACGCGACCTTCGCCGCCCCGCTGTACGTCAAGGCCGAGTTCATGAACAACACGACCGGTGAGATCAAGCAGCAGACCGTCTTCATGGGCGACTTCCCGCTGATGACCCGCAACGGCACGTTCATCATCAACGGCACGGAGCGCGTCGTCGTCTCCCAGCTGGTCCGCTCCCCGGGCGCCTACTTCGAGCGCACCCCGGACAAGACCTCGGACAAGGAGATCTTCTCCGCCAGGATCATCCCCTCCCGCGGCGCCTGGTTCGAGCTCGAGGTGGACAAGCGCGACCAGGTCGGCGTCCGCCTCGACCGCAAGCGCAAGCAGCCCGTGACCGTGCTGCTCAAGGCCCTGGGCTGGACCGAGTCCCGGATCCTCGAGGAGTTCGGCCAGTACGACTCCATCCGCGCCACCCTGGAGAAGGACGGCACCGCGGACCAGAACGAGGCCCTGCTCGACATCTACCGCAAGCTGCGCCCGGGCGAGCCCGCGGCCGTCGACGCGGCGCAGAACCTGCTGAACAACCTGTACTTCACGGCGAAGCGCTACGACCTGGCCAAGGTGGGCCGCTACAAGCTCAACCGCAAGCTGGGCGTGGACGTGCACCTCGGCGATCCGAACGCCTCCGTGCTCACCGAGGACGACATCGTCCAGATGGTGCACTTCATCGCCGCGCTGCACGCCGGCGAGAAGACGATCAAGGGCGCCCGCGACGGCGAGCCCGTGGAGGTGCGCGTCGAGGTCGACGACATCGACCACTTCGGCAACCGCCGCATCCGCGCGGTCGGCGAGCTGATCGAGAACCAGATCCGCACCGGCCTGTCTCGCATGGAGCGCGTCGTGCGCGAGCGCATGACCACCCAGGACGTCGAGGCGATCACCCCGCAGACCCTGATCAACATCCGCCCCGTCGTGGCGGCGATCAAGGAGTTCTTCGGCACCTCCCAGCTGTCCCAGTTCATGGACCAGAACAACCCGCTGGCCGGACTGACGCACAAGCGTCGCCTGAACGCGCTGGGCCCGGGCGGCCTCTCCCGCGACCGCGCCGGCATGGAGGTCCGCGACGTCCACCCGTCGCACTACGGCCGCATGTGCCCCATCGAGACCCCGGAAGGCCCGAACATCGGCCTGATCGGCTCGCTGGCCACCTTCGGACGCATCAACCCGTTCGGCTTCATCGAGACCCCGTACCGCCGCGTCGTCGACGGCCGCGTCACCGACCAGCTGGACTACCTCACCGCCGACGACGAGCTCGCCTTCCAGATCGCCCAGGCCAACGCGCCGGTGGACGAGGACGGCCGCTTCGTCGAGGAGCTCGTGCTCTGCCGTCAGCGCGGCGGCGGCGGCGAGCCTGTGCTGTCCACCGTGGACGACATCGACTACATGGACGTGTCCCCGCGCCAGATGGTGTCCGCGGCGACCGCCCTGATCCCGTTCCTCGAGCACGACGACGCGAACCGCGCGCTCATGGGCGCGAACATGCAGCGCCAGGCCGTGCCGCTGCTCCAGTCCGAGGCCCCCTACGTGGGCACCGGCATGGAGAAGTACGTGGCCGTGGACGCCGGCGACTCCGTGACCGCCGCCCAGCCGGGCGTCGTCACCGAGGTGGCCGCGGACCTGGTGACCGTCATGAACGACGACGGCTCCACCACGCACTACCCGATCATGAAGTTCTCACGCTCGAACCAGGGCAACGCCTACAACCAGCGGGTGCGCGTCTCCGAGGGCGATCGCGTGGAGCGGCTGTCGATCATCGCCGACGGCCCCGCCACCGACAACGGCGAGCTCGCGCTCGGCAAGAACCTCCTCGTCGCGTTCATGCCCTGGGAGGGCCTGAACTACGAGGACGCGATCATCCTCTCCCAGCGCATGGTCTCCGACGACGTCCTCACCTCGATCCACATCGAGGAGCACGAGGTCGACGCCCGCGACACCAAGCTGGGCGCCGAGGAGATCACCCGCGACATCCCGAACGTGTCCGAGGAGGTGCTGTCCCAGCTCGACGAGCGCGGCATCATCCACATCGGCGCCGAAGTGGAGGCCGGCGACATCCTGGTCGGCCGCGTCACCCCGAAGGGCGAGACGGAGCTGACCCCGGAGGAGCGCCTGCTGCGCGCCATCTTCGGCGAGAAGTCCCGCGAGGTGCGCGACACTTCCCTGAAGGTGCCCCACGGCGAGTCCGGCACCGTCATCGGCGTGCGCATCTTCGACCGCGACGAGGACGACGACCTGCCCCCGGGCGTCAACCAGCTGGTGCGCGTCTACGTGGCGCAGAAGCGCAAGATCACCGACGGCGACAAGATGGCCGGCCGCCACGGCAACAAGGGCGTCATCTCCAAGATCCTGCCCCTCGAGGACATGCCGTTCCTGGCGGACGGCACCCCGGTCGACGTCGTGCTGAACCCGCTCGGCGTGCCCGGCCGCATGAACCTCGGCCAGGTCATGGAGATCCACCTCGGCTGGGCCGCCTCCCGCGGCTGGGACATCGAGGGCGAGCCCGAGTGGATCAAGGACCTGCCGGACTTCCCGCGGCAGTCCGGTCCGGTGAACGTCGCCACCCCGGTGTTCGACGGCGCCGAGGCGTACGAGATCACGGGTCTGCTGGGTCACGTGAACAAGACGCGCGACGGCGACCGCCTCATGGGCACCACCGGCAAGGCGCAGCTGTTCGACGGCCGCTCGGGCGAGCCGTTCCCGGACCCCGTGTCCGTGGGCTACATGTACATGCTGAAGCTGCACCACCTGGTGGACGACAAGATCCACGCGCGCTCCACGGGCCCGTACTCGATGATCACGCAGCAGCCGCTGGGCGGAAAGGCCCAGTTCGGCGGCCAGCGGTTCGGCGAGATGGAGGTGTGGGCGCTGGAGGCGTACGGCGCCGCGTTCACCCTCCAGGAGCTGCTGACCATCAAGTCGGACGACATCCACGGCCGCGTGAAGGTCTACGAGGCGATCGTCAAGGGCGAGAACATCCCCGAGCCGGGCGTCCCCGAGTCCTTCAAGGTGCTCATCAAGGAGATGCAGTCCCTCTGCCTGAACGTCGAGGTGCTCTCGGCCGACGGCCAGACCATCGAGATGCGTGACGCGGAGGACGAGACGTACCGCGCCGCGGAGGAGCTGGGCATCGACCTGTCCCACGCCGAGCCGAGCTCGGTCGAAGAGGTCTGA